GAGCTGTCTCCGGGCGTGGCACAGCCATGAGGTCGGCATCCGTTCCGCGTGCATTCACTTTGGTAGAGTTAGTAGTTGTTCTGGCGTTACTCGGAATTGTCGCAGGCGCAGTTACCTCACTTGTCGGCTGGGGGTTTCGCCAGCAGGCGGTCGTCGAGCAGCAAGAATCCGAGCAGGAAGCGGTTCACCAGGGGCTCTCCCGCCTCGCCGACCTCATCCGGCGGGCCGGCGCGGCCGGCAGACCTGCGATCCAGGCCGGCGCCCCGGACTCCATCGATCTGCGCGGCTTCACGCGCCCGCCGTCCTGGGCAGGAAGTGCGACCGTCCACGTCTCGCTGGACCCGACGGGCCGCCTGGTCGCCACGGTGCAAGGCGGCAACACGGCTGTGGTCGACTTGGTGCCGGGGGCGCGTTTCCGCGAACTCCGCTTCGGCTACGCCGCAGCCGGACGGGGCGATCCAGCGCCCTCGTGCGGTTCCGCCGGCGACTCTCTGCCCTGCGCCCGGGTCTCCGCAGTCGAAGTGACGCTGGGCGCCGCGGGTTCCGGGGAGGAGGAGAGCCTGTGGGTGGCACTGCGCAACCCGGGCGGCCAATAGCTTCCTCCCCGCCGCGCGGCCGGCGCGCAAACGGCGGCCAGGCGTTGCTGGCCGTCCTCGTGGTGGTCGCCCTGCTCGGGCTGACGGGGAGCGCGCTGGTGGCCCTATGGATGCGAAGCGTCCTCCTCGCCCAGCGGCATGCGGATGAGGTGGCCGCGCTCTATGCGGCCGAGGCGGGCATCGCCGAGGGGGCCAAGCAGCTGGCGGCAGGGGACGGCCAGCCCTTCTCCGGGTACCGGGGGGTCGTGGGAAGCCCTCCCTGGACGGCGTCTTTCACGGTCTCGGCAGGCCCGGACGGGCAGGGTGGCTTCCTGCTCACGAGCCAGGGGGAGAAGGGCTCCGCGGTGCGCACCGTCCGGGTGAGGCTGGCGACTCCCTTCCTTTTCCCGTTCTATGCCGGGCGGACTCTCAACCTCTCGGCCGAGAGCTGGATCGGCAGGGGGACCGTCTACTTCGATGCGGTTCCCGCGTACGGAACGGCTCCCGGGGCCGGCTACAACATCCGCGGCAACTTCTTCATGGCCGGCACCTCGCAGCCCGTCCGTCCCGTGCAGGTCTCCATGGCGCTCCCGGCGGTCCCGTTCTCGGCTTTCGCGTCGCTGGCGGGATCGCCGCCGCCCGCACCCGCTCCGCTCTCTCCGGTGAAGGGCGCACCGTGGACCCTGGCGGCGGGCTGGTACCAGGCGCCCGAAGAGTGCGACGGGGCGGACCTGGTCGTCCCCGACGGGGCGACGGTGGGCATCCTGGGCAGCCTCTCCTGTGACCGCGCTCAGCTCCAAGTGGGGAAGGACGCCACGCTGGTGGTGACGGGTGACCTGGTGCTCACCCGCACCAAGCCCACCAGCACGAGTCTCCTCCTGGAGAACGGGGGGCGGATCGTCGTCGGCGGCAATGTGTCGGTGGCCTCGGTCCAAGCCCTGTCGGTCTCCCCGCTGGCGACGGGAGGCGGGGGCCTCCTCGTCGCCGGTGGCGCGGTGGACATCCAGAACATCTCCCTGGCCAACGTCAGCACGGGGACGAGCACGTTGGCGATCCTCGCGCTCGACCGCCGAGGCTGCTCGGCCCGGGCCTGCGGGCCGGACTCCAGCAACGACATCACCATCGACAGTGCCAGCCTGGTCTCGGCCTCGCGCGGCGCCACGCTCGACCTGGTGGCGTACTCTGCGCCCCTCCCTGGTGCATCCAACCCTCCCAAGGTCGAGCTCGCCCTCAATAGTTTCGTGAGTGTCGGCACGACCCAGATGACGGCTGCCGTGGTCTCCGCCGGGGACGTTCGCTTCTCCGTCGGGTCGCTGATCGACCTGAGCACGATGGAGATCTCGCCCAATCCGCGGGGCCTGATGACGTTCTCTTCCCTGGCGCCGGGAGCGGGCCTTTGGACGCAGCTGAGCTGGGACGAAGGCGGGTCGTAGGTGCGGAGACGAGCGAGCTACGGGGTGGACGCGGGCAGTACCGGCGTGCGCGTAGCCTCCTGGGACGGAGACGGCCCGCCGCGACCGGAGGGGGGCGTGGCGCGCGGGCCGGTGGTGGCCACGCTTCCGGCGGAGGAGTGCGTCTTCCGCCTCATCGAGCTGCCGTCCCTCCAGCTGGGCGGGCGGGAGGCGATCGCGTCGCTCCGGTGGGAGCTGCAGCGGATACTTCCTTTCCCGGTCGACGAGGGCGTCTTCGATTTCGTCTCCCTTGCCGACGGGCGCACGGGAGATCCGGCGGGGGACGGGCCGTCTCGCCTCCGCTACGCGGTGAGCGGTGCCCGCCTGGAGGCGGTCGACGCGCGCATGGCGGCATTACGGCAGCTCGGCGTCCGCCCGGCGGTGCTGGAGCCGGAGTGGGTGACGCTCTGGCGGATCGCCCTCGAGCTCCGGCCGCCGGGAGCGGCATCGGGCGTCCTCGATCTGGGCGAATCGGGCAGCCGCCTGATGGTGGTCGACCCCGACGGCGTGCCGTTCGCCTTCCACCGCTCGCGCGTCGGCGGCCGCCTCCTGACGGAGGAGCTGGCCTCGGCGATCGGCGTCGCGCCCGCGGAGGCGGAGAACTTGAAAATCAGTGAGTTCGCCGAGGACCTGGGCCCGCTCGCCACCGGGGCCGCTCTCGGCGAGCTGGCGGGCGACCTGGTGCGGGCGCTGCGCCGGGTCCAGCAGGAGTTTTCCTCGGGACCCGTGGAGATGTGGGCGGTGGGCGGCGGGGCGCTCTGGCCGGCGCTGCGGACGGCGCTGAGCGAGGCGCTCGCGCTGGAACTCCGGCGGCCGGGGACGCCCGAGGCGGCCGCTCGATCGCCCGTGGGGGCGCTCGATCCCCGCTGGGTGCTGGCGGGCGAGTTGGCGCGGTGGTATGCGGCCCGGGCTCGACGGGGCGAGGCCGTGAGCGAAGAGGAAGGCCTCCGCCAGGCGGTCACCGCGGAGAAGGGGGCGCCGGGCCGGTGAGGGCGTCGTCGTGGCCTGCCTTCGATCTCCTCCACCCGCGGCTTCCGTCGAGGCGCGCGCGCCTCGCGGGCGCACTGAGCGCGGCGCTGCTGGCGGTGGCGCTCCTCGACCTGTTGGCCGTGCTCGCCTGGTCGGCATTGCTCGCCCAGTCGTCACGCCTGGACTCCCAGATCGGCGCCTACGGCCGGCGGCAGGCGCAGGCCAACGCGCTGGCGGCGCGGAGCGCTCCGGAGGCGCGGAGCCTCGCCGAGCTTCGCACCCGGCTGGCCGTGCTCGAAGCGCTTCCTCCCGGCGTCCAGGGGTCACAGGCGCTCCTCGAGAGACTGGCGGAGCTCCTTCCGGCAGGCGGTTCCTTGAGTAGCGCGACGCTCGGCAGCGGCGGGCGCCTTCTCTTGACCGGCCAGCTGCCGAGCTACGCGGCCGTCGAGAGCTACGTCCGGGCGCTCCAGGCGACGGGCCGTTTCGCCTACGTGCGGGTGGTCAGCGAGGTGGCGGGCCAGGGCGGCGCCCCGGCGGCCACGGGCGCCCCGCAACCCGCGGGCGTCCAGTTCCAGCTGGAGAGCTGGCTTGCCGGGGAGGGGAAGCCATGAGCGCCTCGCATCCGGGAAGCCCGCTCGCCTTCCCGTCCGGCCCCGCGGGCGGCGGGCGCTCGCCTGGCAGGAGAGCGGCCGGCTTCCACCTCTCCGCGCTCGCGCACGAGCCGCGGCTGGTCCGGCTGGCGCCCTGGCTGCTGCTCCTGGCGGTCCTCTTTCTGCTGGTCTTCGTGCCGCTCAGCCTCCTGCCCCAGGTGACCCAGTTGGCCGGCATGGAAAGCCGGCTGACGGCGGCGCAAAGATCGGCGCTACAGGCGGAGCGGTTGGCCACCTCCGTCGCCGGCGCCGCCAGACAGGTGCCGGCCCTCGAGAGCCGCCTCGCCCGCGCCGAGGCCGGCCTCGTGGCGCTGGGTGCGCTCCCGGGTTCGGGGACGCTCCTGGCCGCCCACGCCCGGGAGAGCGGGGTGACCCTCCTTTCGGCCGGCTATGGTCCCTTCACGGAGCTGGCGCCTTCGCAGCCGCAGAAGAGTGCCACGGGCCAGACCGCGGCCAACGCCACCCCGCTCCCCTACGGCCAGGTCACGCTGGATCTGGTCGCCCAGGGGAGCTGGTCGGGGCTGGCCCGCTTCCTGGGACTGACCGAAGGCTCCACGCCCGGTCTCCGCGTCACCTCCTGGAGCGTGGCCGCCAGCGGGGCGGCACCGGGGACGTTCCAGCTCCACTTGACCGGTCTGTTCTACGTCCACGGGCGGCCGCCGGTGCAGCAGGCGGTGATGCCCGCCGCCGGCCCGGGCGCAGCCGCCACACCGGTGGCGCCTGCGGCGCCGGCCGCGCCGGGCCGGGGAGGCTAGCCGTCCCGGACTCCCGCCGGGCGGGGCCATGGGGCGGGCACGCGCCCCGCCCGGCACCGTCCGGAGCCGCCTCCGGACCGTTCAGCCCGTCAGCACGAAACGGACCATCTCCAGCAGCTCGCCTCCCACCACCAGGTCGACGCGCGCGCCGGCGCTGCGGCCGTCGGCGGTGCGGCCCGTCAGCTCCACGGGGTAGGCGCCGTCCGGCCACTCGTCGGGGATGCGCCAGTCGCCCTGCCAGGCGCCCGCGCCCAGCGGGAGCAGTCTCTGGCGGCTGCCGTCGGGCCAGACCGCCTCGACGGCGACGAGCGCACTGCTGCCCTCCGCGCGGAGGCGGACATGGAAGCCGCGTGGGGCCGGGTTCGGGTCGAGGCTTCCTTCCAGGTGGAGCGGGCGCTCCACGCGTAGGGTGAGGGTTTGCTCGCGCGCGACCGGGCCGAAGTCGGCGCGCACCGTCACCGCGTACGCGCCCTCGTCGGCGGGTGCGGCCAGCAGGCCGCTCCAGGTGGTCCAGCCGTCGCTCTCGCCCGCGGGGGCCAGGGCCCGAACCTGGCCGGCCAGCGCGGCGCTGACCGAGCGCGCGCCCCCGGTCGTCCGGGCCAGCACCGCGACCGTGGCTCCCGGCAGGCTCCGCTCCGGTTCCAGCAAGGCCTCCAGGCGTCGCCGCACGACGAAGAGCGGCGTCGGCACGGAGAGCAGCTCGTTCCCCTGGCGGTCGACCACCGCCCCCTGCAGGCGATACTCGCCGTCCGGCACCGGGAGCCCCAGGGCGTCACTCCCCTCCCAGGTGACGCTCTCCGGCAGGGGCATGGGCTGGCTGCCGCGGCGGAAGCGGAAGAGCTCCCGGCCGCTCAGGTCGCGGATGAAGAGGTTCCAGTTGTAGGCCGGTTGGGTGAGAAGCGAACCGATCCCGATGGTCGTCTCGTCCTCCCAGCCGTCACCGTCGGGCGAGAACGGGTTGGGCGACGGGCGGAGGGTGATCATGGCCGAGCGGTAGATCTCGGCCGCAGCCTCGGCGCGCGTGAGCAGCCGGGCGGGCTGGAGGCTTCCGTCGGGATAGCCCTCGAGGATCCCGAGCTGGACGGCCAGCGCCACCCGGGCGCGGAACTCGGGCAGCGCCTCTCCGCCGTCCGGGAAGCGCCCGAGGAGCTCCATCTGGCGGGCGACGGGCAGCGCCTCCGCCCAGCGGTCGAAGCCCAGGCCGCTGATCAGGAAGGCGACGGCCATGTCCCGCCGCAGGCCCGCCTCGGGGTGGAAGAGCGAGCCCGGCGCGCCCCCGACCCACCCTTGGCGCCGGAGCGCCTCCACCCAGGGCAGGGCGGGGAGGCGGCCGTAGAGCAGGAGCTCGGGACCCACGTCGGCGTAGTAGGCCGTTGCGCCCTCGACCGGCGCCAGCTTGAAGGACTGCGCGGAGAGCAGGGCATACTCCGCCCGGCTCATGGTGGCGTCGGGCCGGAAGTAGGCGGCCAGGACGCGGCCGCCCACGGTCCAGCGGTCGCCGTCGGTCACCCCCGCCTCCCAGAGCGCCCGGATCATGCCGTAGGCCCAATGGGCGACGGGGACGTCGCGGTACCAGGGGTCGCGGTCGAAGGTGGCGGCCGCCGCCCGCCCGGCGGCGGAGCCGAGAACCGCCCCCTGCGCCCCCAGAAGCAGGAGCGCGAGCAGCAGGCGTAGCGCCTTCCGCGCCCGGCCCGGTCGACTCCGCGGGCGGCCGGCGCGGGGCGGCGAAGGCCCGCCTCCCCCCGAGCCACCTGCACGGGCTCTCCTCTCTTCCAACGAAGCTCCCCCTCTCCGGAGGCCGGCGGTCCTCCGCCTCCAATCCTATCCAGGGAGCGGTAGCCATGGAATATCTTGACAGCCCCGACGCTTCCTGGTAGCGTCTGGAACATCCCGATGCCTGGGCGGTGAGAATCGGATGCGCTGGCGGAACCCGACGTTCTGGCTCGCGCTGGCGGTCGGCCTGGCCTCGCTGGCCGCCTTCCTGGCCCTGCTGCCGCGGGGCGGCGGCCGCGTCCCGGTGGTCGTGGCCGCGCGCGCCCTCCCGGCCTACACGCGCCTTCAGGCGGGCGACGTGCGGCTGGTCGAGCTGCCCGCCGAGGCCGTCCACCCGGAGGCGAGCGGCGACGTGCGGCAGGTGGTGGGACGGTACACCTCGGCCGCCCTCGCGCGCGGCGAGCAGATCCTGCGCGGCCGGCTGGCCGGCGGCGACCGGGCCGGCCAGGCGCTGGCCGGGCTGGCGCCCGGGCGCGCGGTGATGGCCGTGCCCGTCGACCCGACGCGGACACCCGTGGGCCTTCTCCAGCCCGGTCGGCGCCTGGACGTCCTCTTCGTCTCCGAGAGTCGCGACGGAGCCGCGGCGCGCAGCCAGCTGCTCCTCCGCGGCGTCGAGCTGGTCGGGGTGCAGGATGCGGCCGGCGGCTGGTACGACGAGAGCCCGGGCGGCCGCGACCGCCGCGAGGCGCCCGCGGCCGTCCTCCTGGCCGTCGACGGCCCCCAGGCGGAGCGCCTCGCCTATGCGATCGCCTACGGCCGCGTCATGCTGGCCGCCTCCTCTCTGGCAGGCGGCCTGGAGAGCGGCGGTGGCGTCGACCGCCAGCGGCTCCTCCTGCCGGCCTCCGTCCCTCTCCCGGCCGTGCCCTCGGGCGAGGCGGCCGCCCCGCCTGCGGGCGAACCCTTCGAGGAAGCGCCCGGCAATCCGCCGGGGGAACTGCTGGATGCGCCTCCGGACGCGACCGACCTTTCCGGCGTGACGACAGGGGGTGGAGCCGGTGGCGGGGAGTGAGCCCGGTCTCGAGTCCGGGTCGCCCGTCCGGCCGCGCCCGCGCGTCGTCCTGGTCGGCGACGACCCGCAGCTCGAGGAGGCGCTCCGCACGCCCGGCGGCCCGCGCCTGGTCGCCCGCCTGCAGGAGGTGGAGTCGGCCCTGCCGGTGCTGGCCCAGATCCGGCCGGAGGTGGTGGTGGCCGCCGAGAGCGCCGCGCCGGGGGAGCCTTTCTCGGCGCTCCTGGCCGGCGTGCGCGCCCTGCTTCCGGGGACGAGGCTCTTGGCCGTCACCAGCGGCGCCATCGCCTACGACGTGCAGGGCGTCGACGAGCTGCGCCTCCCCTGGAGCCTCTCCGACGTCCTGGAGCGCGCCGGCTGGCCGGCCGCCCGGCGCCCGCCGGCGGTGGCGGGGGGCGCCGCCGCCGCCGGCCGCGGCCGCCTCGCCGGAGGCAGGGCGCGGATCGCCGTACGGAGGCCGGCACCGCCTGCGCCCGGCCCCGTCGCCACCCCCGACCCCTCCGGGACGGCCGCCGCGGCCGGCGAGCGCGATCGCTCGTGGCAGCGCCTCGAGGCGGCGCGCCGCGAGGAGGCGGCACGCTTCCCCGTGCGGACGCTGCGCCCGCAGGTGGCGGTCATCCTCGGTGCCCAGGGAGGCGCCGGCAAGACCAGCCTGGCGGTCAACCTGGCCGCGCTCCTGGCCGCGCGCACCGACGCCCGGCTGCTCCTCGTCGACATGGGCCTGGAGGGCGCGGACGCCTCCGTCCAGCTGGAGCTCCTGGACGCGCCCGGGCTCGCCGACCTGCTTCCCTTCGCCGGCCGACTCGAGTCGGCGGAGGCGCAGGCGTCGATCCGCCACCACCGCCTGGGCTTCGACGTCGTGGCCGGCCTGCCGCGTCCCGAGCTGGCCCAGCTGATCGACGCCGCCCAGGTGGAGCTTCTCCTGCGGGGCTGCCTCGCGCGCTACGACGTGACGCTGGTGGACACGGCACCGGCGCCTCCTCCCGAGCTGGCAAGAGCCCTCGCCGGCTCGGCGACGCAGCTCTTCCTCGTCACCACCGCCGAGCCGCCCGCCCTCCGCCGCCTACGGCTCTTCCTGGAGCAGGAAGAGGTTCCCTGGCCGCGCGAGCGGGTGCAGCTCGTCTTCACCCGCCTGCGTCCCGGCGGACTTGTACCGCCCGCCCAGGCGGCCCGCGAGCTGGGCTTCGAACGCTGGTTCGAGCTGCCCGAGGCCGGTGAGGCGCTGGAACGGAGCGCCTACGTCGGGCGGCCGCTGGTGCTCGACCAACCCGACCACCCCTTCAGCCGCGCCGCCGGGCGGCTGGCCACCCAGCTGGTCCCCTTCGCCCGGGCGGAGGGCGGCTGGACCGACCTCCTGCGCGAAGGCTGGGCGCGCCTCTCAAGCGCTTGGATCCGAGACCGGAACGGGAGGGGATGACCGTGGAGAGCACGACGGCGCTGATGGAAGAGGAGAGGTGGCGGGTGCCCGCGGAAGCGAGGCCGGCCTCCCGCACGGCGGCGGCATCCCTGCAGGCCGGCGATTCCAGCCAGCCTCCCGCCGGGCCCGCCGAACCCCCGGGCGAGCTGGTGGACCGGCTGCGCGAGCACCTGATGCGCTCCGCCCCGGATCTCTTCGAGAGTGCCCGCCAGGACGGGGAGGGGCGCCTCGAACTCCTGCGCTGGCTCGAGACGCGCCTGCTGGCCGAGCACGGTCTCCGCCACCCCGTCGAGCGCCGGCGACTGGCCGAGGCGATCGCCGACGAGCTGGCCGACTACGGGCCGCTGGCACCGCTGATGCGTGACCCCACCGTCAACGACATCCTGGTCAACGGCCCCAAGGCCGTCTTCGTGGAGCGCCTCGGCCAGCTCCAGCGGACGTCGATCCGCTTTCGCGACGCCGCGCACCTGGAGGCGCTCATCCAGCGCATCGTCGCCCCGCTGGGCCGGCGCATCGACCGGTCGCAGCCCTACGTGGACGCGCGCCTGCCCGACGGCTCGCGGGTCCACGCCGTCATCGCGCCCCTGGCGCTGGGCGGTCCCTACCTCACCATCCGCAAGTTCTCCCGCGAGCCGTTGACCCCCGCCCGGCTGGTGGAGCTGGGCACCTGGAGTGCGGAGCTGGCGCGGTGGCTGGCCGTGGCGGTGCGCAGCCGCTGCAACCTGCTGGTCAGCGGGGGGACGGGCTCGGGCAAGACCACCACCCTCAACGCCCTGGCCAGCTTCATCCCCGGCGGCCGCGAGCGGCTGATCACGGTGGAGGACGACGCCGAGCTGCTCCTGCAGCAGGAGCACGTCGTCCGCCTGGAGGCCCGTCCGGCCAACGTGGAAGGAAGGGGGGAGGTGACGATCCGCGAGCTGGTGCGGAACGCGCTCCGCATGCGTCCCGACCGGATCATCATCGGCGAGCTGCGCGGCGCCGAGGCCTTCGACTGGCTGACCGCCCTC
This window of the Bacillota bacterium genome carries:
- a CDS encoding CpaF family protein, encoding MRSAPDLFESARQDGEGRLELLRWLETRLLAEHGLRHPVERRRLAEAIADELADYGPLAPLMRDPTVNDILVNGPKAVFVERLGQLQRTSIRFRDAAHLEALIQRIVAPLGRRIDRSQPYVDARLPDGSRVHAVIAPLALGGPYLTIRKFSREPLTPARLVELGTWSAELARWLAVAVRSRCNLLVSGGTGSGKTTTLNALASFIPGGRERLITVEDDAELLLQQEHVVRLEARPANVEGRGEVTIRELVRNALRMRPDRIIIGELRGAEAFDWLTALNTGHEGALSTLHANSASDALERVANMVLMAGADLPYAAILQQVGAGLDLVLHQARLGDGSRRLLEVGAVELAGGRALIRTLWRWNHRASRFESLPAELPARLREKAARAGERWPMAGVAEAPQGRGRAA
- the cpaB gene encoding Flp pilus assembly protein CpaB — translated: MRWRNPTFWLALAVGLASLAAFLALLPRGGGRVPVVVAARALPAYTRLQAGDVRLVELPAEAVHPEASGDVRQVVGRYTSAALARGEQILRGRLAGGDRAGQALAGLAPGRAVMAVPVDPTRTPVGLLQPGRRLDVLFVSESRDGAAARSQLLLRGVELVGVQDAAGGWYDESPGGRDRREAPAAVLLAVDGPQAERLAYAIAYGRVMLAASSLAGGLESGGGVDRQRLLLPASVPLPAVPSGEAAAPPAGEPFEEAPGNPPGELLDAPPDATDLSGVTTGGGAGGGE
- the pilM gene encoding pilus assembly protein PilM — its product is MRRRASYGVDAGSTGVRVASWDGDGPPRPEGGVARGPVVATLPAEECVFRLIELPSLQLGGREAIASLRWELQRILPFPVDEGVFDFVSLADGRTGDPAGDGPSRLRYAVSGARLEAVDARMAALRQLGVRPAVLEPEWVTLWRIALELRPPGAASGVLDLGESGSRLMVVDPDGVPFAFHRSRVGGRLLTEELASAIGVAPAEAENLKISEFAEDLGPLATGAALGELAGDLVRALRRVQQEFSSGPVEMWAVGGGALWPALRTALSEALALELRRPGTPEAAARSPVGALDPRWVLAGELARWYAARARRGEAVSEEEGLRQAVTAEKGAPGR
- a CDS encoding fimbrial assembly protein; the protein is MRASSWPAFDLLHPRLPSRRARLAGALSAALLAVALLDLLAVLAWSALLAQSSRLDSQIGAYGRRQAQANALAARSAPEARSLAELRTRLAVLEALPPGVQGSQALLERLAELLPAGGSLSSATLGSGGRLLLTGQLPSYAAVESYVRALQATGRFAYVRVVSEVAGQGGAPAATGAPQPAGVQFQLESWLAGEGKP
- a CDS encoding S-layer homology domain-containing protein, which produces MEERRARAGGSGGGGPSPPRAGRPRSRPGRARKALRLLLALLLLGAQGAVLGSAAGRAAAATFDRDPWYRDVPVAHWAYGMIRALWEAGVTDGDRWTVGGRVLAAYFRPDATMSRAEYALLSAQSFKLAPVEGATAYYADVGPELLLYGRLPALPWVEALRRQGWVGGAPGSLFHPEAGLRRDMAVAFLISGLGFDRWAEALPVARQMELLGRFPDGGEALPEFRARVALAVQLGILEGYPDGSLQPARLLTRAEAAAEIYRSAMITLRPSPNPFSPDGDGWEDETTIGIGSLLTQPAYNWNLFIRDLSGRELFRFRRGSQPMPLPESVTWEGSDALGLPVPDGEYRLQGAVVDRQGNELLSVPTPLFVVRRRLEALLEPERSLPGATVAVLARTTGGARSVSAALAGQVRALAPAGESDGWTTWSGLLAAPADEGAYAVTVRADFGPVAREQTLTLRVERPLHLEGSLDPNPAPRGFHVRLRAEGSSALVAVEAVWPDGSRQRLLPLGAGAWQGDWRIPDEWPDGAYPVELTGRTADGRSAGARVDLVVGGELLEMVRFVLTG